Proteins encoded in a region of the Candidatus Korarchaeota archaeon NZ13-K genome:
- a CDS encoding acetyl-CoA synthetase has translation MSAKELLLRVRGDGRNFLLEHEAKSFIAEYGIPVTKIRLARSEDEAVEFAKQIGFPVVLKIVSPQVIHKSDVGGVKVNLKNEEDVRRAYREILDNVRIRVPEAKVEGILVQEFAPAGVELIIGLMRDPQFGPTVMFGLGGVFVELFRDVSFRVAPLSEQDAETMIREVKAYKLLTGFRGMEPVDINAIRDALIKVGEIGVENEEIAEMDLNPVIAYPKGIKVVDARIILR, from the coding sequence ATGAGCGCCAAGGAGCTGCTCCTCAGGGTGAGGGGGGACGGGAGGAATTTCCTATTGGAGCATGAAGCGAAGTCCTTCATCGCCGAATATGGCATTCCAGTGACCAAGATCAGGCTGGCGAGAAGCGAGGATGAGGCCGTCGAGTTCGCAAAGCAGATAGGGTTCCCTGTCGTCCTGAAGATAGTTTCCCCGCAGGTGATCCATAAGAGCGATGTCGGAGGGGTAAAGGTCAACCTGAAGAACGAGGAGGATGTGAGGAGGGCCTACAGGGAGATACTGGACAATGTGAGGATCAGGGTACCGGAGGCGAAGGTGGAGGGGATCTTGGTTCAGGAGTTCGCACCCGCTGGGGTCGAGCTGATAATAGGGTTGATGAGAGATCCCCAGTTCGGACCAACCGTCATGTTCGGTCTGGGAGGTGTCTTCGTCGAACTCTTCAGGGATGTGTCTTTCAGGGTGGCCCCGCTCTCCGAGCAGGACGCCGAGACCATGATAAGGGAGGTGAAGGCGTACAAGCTCCTCACGGGGTTCAGGGGAATGGAGCCCGTCGACATAAACGCTATAAGAGACGCCCTGATCAAGGTGGGTGAAATAGGTGTTGAGAACGAGGAGATAGCTGAGATGGATCTGAATCCCGTGATCGCATACCCAAAGGGCATAAAGGTCGTGGACGCCAGGATAATCCTGAGGTGA